In Bacillus sp. SB49, a single window of DNA contains:
- the helD gene encoding RNA polymerase recycling motor HelD, whose translation MGDEIQKEQRYLDMVMADIARQIGVLEADAAKRKEEVIHIRKHFWDDLKINMDTFDDYLETIIGMRQQAQDLSVSQGTHRQAFHRLERLKRVEEVPYFGRIDFREEGQEEAESVHIGISTITDEADESILIYDWRAPISSVYYDYAPGPAAYHTPEGRIHGELEKKWQYNIKNGVIESMFDTSVTIGDEILQGVLGQGSNKHMQSIVATIQKEQNKIIRHVKGKLLMVHGAAGSGKTSAALQRIAYFLYKFRENLRADQIILFSPNAMFSNYVSHVLPELGEENMEQETFQDYLEYRLEDSFSVEGPYEQLEYMLECTDDPDYGVRRASAQFKASSVFFEGMKTYRDMLESSGMIFRGLKFRGKSLVKAADIAERFYTEDTNLRFNNRIEKLKDWLLEMIDRIEVGELEKSWVQEEIELLSKDDLQKVYTRLDKEKEYEDGTYKFYEKEQEVLSRLIVRRRLKPLRRKIEALQFIHIKNLYRQIFDESLHDKLWGDSRIPDEWSRICEMTKEALKEGKLYQEDATPYLLLKELIQGFQSNNAIKYVLIDEAQDYSVFQFEFIKRLFPRARMTVLGDFNQAIFAHADQSVNFDFLSGLYGPEETESITLDRSYRSTKQIIEFTRELVPEGEQIKAFEREGEKPKLTTLDTREELHAEIVSRVAALKQEGHYTIAIICKSARESADAFEGLGAVDDLKLVKKSTDEYEQGVVVLPSYLAKGIEFDAVLIYDASDRVYGEEHLRRLFYTACTRAMHTLYLYSVGEPTRLLNGVSLGTVLAVSK comes from the coding sequence TTGGGCGACGAAATACAGAAAGAACAGAGATATTTGGATATGGTGATGGCAGATATCGCAAGGCAGATCGGCGTATTGGAAGCGGACGCCGCCAAGCGGAAAGAAGAAGTGATCCATATCCGTAAGCACTTTTGGGATGATCTGAAAATCAACATGGATACGTTCGACGACTATCTGGAAACGATCATCGGGATGAGACAGCAGGCGCAGGATCTGTCGGTCAGTCAGGGAACGCACAGACAGGCCTTCCACCGCTTGGAAAGGCTGAAGCGGGTGGAAGAAGTTCCGTATTTCGGCCGGATCGATTTCAGAGAAGAGGGTCAGGAGGAAGCGGAGTCTGTTCATATCGGGATATCGACGATTACGGATGAAGCCGATGAATCGATTCTCATCTATGACTGGCGGGCCCCGATTTCAAGTGTCTATTATGACTATGCGCCGGGCCCTGCCGCCTATCACACACCGGAGGGCCGCATTCACGGGGAGCTTGAAAAAAAGTGGCAGTACAACATTAAGAATGGTGTCATTGAGTCCATGTTTGATACGAGTGTGACCATCGGGGATGAAATACTTCAGGGAGTTCTTGGCCAGGGTTCCAACAAACACATGCAGAGCATCGTTGCAACCATCCAGAAAGAGCAGAACAAGATCATCCGGCATGTGAAAGGGAAACTCCTGATGGTGCACGGCGCAGCGGGCAGCGGCAAGACGTCGGCAGCGCTCCAGCGAATCGCTTATTTCCTGTATAAATTCCGGGAAAACTTGAGAGCGGATCAAATCATCCTTTTTTCTCCTAATGCTATGTTCTCCAATTACGTCTCCCACGTCCTGCCGGAATTAGGGGAAGAAAATATGGAGCAGGAAACATTCCAGGACTATTTGGAGTACCGGCTCGAGGATTCCTTCTCCGTGGAAGGTCCTTACGAGCAGCTGGAGTACATGCTGGAATGCACGGACGACCCTGATTACGGCGTAAGAAGGGCAAGTGCTCAATTTAAAGCCTCCTCCGTTTTCTTTGAAGGGATGAAAACATACCGCGACATGCTGGAGTCCTCCGGCATGATTTTCCGTGGGCTGAAGTTTCGCGGAAAATCGCTGGTCAAAGCAGCGGATATCGCCGAGCGCTTTTATACGGAGGATACAAACCTCCGTTTCAACAACAGGATCGAGAAGCTGAAGGACTGGCTTCTCGAGATGATCGACCGGATCGAGGTTGGGGAACTGGAAAAGTCGTGGGTCCAGGAAGAAATCGAGCTGCTCAGTAAAGATGATCTCCAGAAGGTATATACTCGTCTGGATAAGGAAAAAGAATACGAAGACGGCACTTATAAATTTTATGAAAAAGAACAGGAAGTCCTTTCCCGCTTGATCGTCCGTAGAAGGTTGAAGCCGCTCCGCCGAAAGATCGAGGCGCTTCAGTTCATCCATATCAAGAACTTGTATCGCCAGATCTTTGATGAATCTCTCCATGACAAGTTGTGGGGCGACAGTCGTATACCTGATGAGTGGTCCCGTATTTGTGAAATGACGAAGGAGGCGTTGAAGGAAGGGAAGCTGTATCAGGAAGATGCGACGCCTTACCTTCTTTTGAAGGAGCTTATTCAAGGCTTCCAGTCGAATAACGCCATCAAATATGTGCTGATCGATGAAGCGCAGGACTATTCGGTGTTCCAATTCGAGTTCATCAAACGATTGTTCCCGAGAGCCCGCATGACGGTGTTGGGAGATTTCAATCAGGCGATATTCGCCCACGCGGACCAATCGGTGAACTTTGATTTTCTGAGTGGATTGTACGGGCCAGAGGAAACAGAAAGCATTACGCTGGATCGAAGCTACCGGTCGACGAAGCAGATCATTGAATTTACAAGAGAGCTTGTGCCGGAAGGGGAACAGATCAAGGCGTTTGAGCGGGAAGGAGAAAAGCCGAAGCTGACCACGCTTGATACCCGGGAAGAGCTGCATGCAGAGATCGTGTCCCGGGTCGCTGCGTTGAAACAGGAAGGCCACTATACGATCGCCATCATTTGTAAATCGGCTCGGGAAAGCGCGGATGCCTTTGAGGGACTAGGGGCAGTCGACGACCTTAAGCTCGTTAAGAAAAGCACGGACGAATACGAGCAGGGTGTGGTCGTCCTTCCGTCCTATCTTGCAAAAGGGATCGAATTCGATGCGGTCCTTATTTATGATGCGTCGGATCGGGTCTATGGAGAAGAGCACCTGCGCCGGCTGTTTTATACCGCCTGTACGCGTGCGATGCACACGCTTTACCTGTACAGTGTCGGGGAGCCGACGCGTCTGTTGAACGGAGTATCTCTTGGCACGGTTCTCGCTGTGTCGAAGTGA
- a CDS encoding type 1 glutamine amidotransferase family protein produces MKTVLVFVTDGYADWEVGYITAELNKPGTGYSIETMGIDKEPKVSMGGMTVLPDYQLGERLDPSPAMVIFPGGTGWREEKNQQAEALVRSCLDLDVPVAAICDAATFLGRHGFLDNRKHTGNSLAYLKEGAAAYEGDSLYIEAQSVRSSGLITANGSAALEFSRDILTELNVMDERGREEWYGFFKEGFLSN; encoded by the coding sequence ATGAAGACGGTGCTCGTGTTTGTTACAGATGGTTATGCGGATTGGGAAGTGGGCTACATAACGGCGGAGTTGAATAAGCCGGGAACGGGGTACAGTATCGAAACGATGGGCATTGATAAGGAACCCAAAGTGTCGATGGGCGGTATGACGGTGCTGCCCGATTATCAGTTGGGTGAACGCTTGGACCCATCTCCTGCTATGGTCATATTTCCGGGCGGGACGGGATGGAGAGAAGAGAAAAACCAGCAGGCGGAAGCGCTCGTACGGAGTTGTTTGGACCTGGATGTACCGGTAGCGGCCATCTGTGATGCAGCGACGTTCCTCGGCAGGCATGGGTTCCTTGATAATCGGAAGCATACCGGTAACTCATTGGCATATTTGAAGGAAGGGGCGGCTGCTTATGAGGGAGACTCCTTGTATATAGAGGCGCAGTCTGTTCGCAGCAGCGGTTTGATCACGGCTAACGGCAGTGCGGCGCTGGAATTTTCGCGGGATATTCTTACGGAATTGAACGTAATGGATGAGCGCGGTCGCGAGGAATGGTACGGCTTCTTTAAAGAAGGATTCCTGTCAAATTGA